In Zingiber officinale cultivar Zhangliang chromosome 3A, Zo_v1.1, whole genome shotgun sequence, the DNA window gaatattatgacagtctcaggactgtccgggtctgacttcggatttccgaccgaaaaccctaggtcgacccgacgcctactattccctctacggggaacgcatcctcacctactccacttaagaGATTTTACCTAttgtcagtgcgatcctccagatcgactggacttttgctcagcactcgatgcttccggactttctgctggacatccgcttcccggctagtccagtctttcacctggttcgcgacaccaggactttccacctagggttatcacccctaggacttttgcctgaagtcatcgacctaccaagactttccgcatagggttaccaccccctatgacctagggttaccaccccttagggttttttcctttgcctaaccgcagctaggactttcctgaaatactcaagcagacttgttagatcacaaggtaccttaactttgaatcctttgccattatcaaaacacgagttcgatcgtcggatgcttcccgcatcaacagaGTGTCTCATTAAAggcattatttttttaattaaaaggatGAGGAGACATTATTTAGATTAGAAATCTTCATTGTGATGGATATATACTCAAGACTGAGCATAATATATAATGAaatgtatgagactttcattagggtGTTTTTGAATGGATTGACTCTTAAGGTGAAATttgtttgatgtgtgtcaaagggggaaacAAAGTgggatttaagttagaaatcgACATTCATGCTTTGCCATGGGATGGaaaatggagttgggctaatATGGGTTATCTTAGCTTAACTtaaaacatattgtcaaacattaaaaatgggaagattgttggtgcaatcactCCCAGAttaaggttgaccaatttgactaagctcgagtggaatcgagcttgagtttcaatatttTGACAATATGTAAAGAAGAGGTCAAGTatattaaggttgaccggatacttgacaatatgtgaaagaaaagtcaagtaggtcatggaggaccagatacttaactgagaaagtcctaactgctgttaggcaaaggaaagtccaattgGGTCAAGAAGGGTCATACGTTGACAAAAGGAACTTTTAACTGCGGTTAAGCAAAGAAAAGTCTAAATGTGCTAAGAAGGATCATACGTTGGCAAAAGGAAGTTTTAACTGCGATTAAGCAAAGAAAAGTCTATGTGGGCTAAGAAGGATTGTATGTTGGCAAAGGGAAgttctaactacggttaggcaaaggaaagtccaagtgggtcaaggagtaCCGCATGTTGACAAaaggaagtcctaactgcggttaggcaaagggaagttcatgtgggtcaaggaggatcacatGTTGGAAAAAAAGTCCTAACTatagttaggcaaaggaaagttcaagtggattAAGGAGGACCGCATGTTAACAAAGGGAAGTCTTAACTGCAGTTAGgaaaaggaaagttcaagtgggtcatggagaacTGTACGTTGGTAAAAGAAAGTTCTAACTGTGGTTAAGTAAaaagaaaatccaagtgagtcaaggaggatcCCATTTCGTGATTGAAAGTTCAATGGGAAGTCAGCACGAGatagaaagttcaagtgggtttaaggttgaccaaacacttagtAAAGAAGtatcaacaggtcacggttgatcagatgttgggCAATAGAACTTTAAACTTGGATTACGCAAGTTaagattgggtaatcgattgaccCTAAGCTAATCAATTTGGTAATCGATTAGAACTTAATTTGTGAGAGCATGACATCTCTAAtcaattgggcaatcgattcTGACATCTCTAATCAATTGGTTCAATCAATTACTGAATCAATTGGGAAGAaagctcaatcgattgggagctttgtGAAAAACATTGTTGAGAACAAAGGCCGAATCGATCTAGCCATTGCCAATCGATTGGGCGGCAGTTTGTCGTGAAGTGGTGCAATCGATTGGGTAAATCGATTCTGGTATCCCTAATCGATTTAGCCTACAATTGATTGGGAGAAGCAGAAAAGATCTATTACATGGTTTAGACGGTTGGATTTGATCTGATCTGACATGGTAATTGATTGGGGGTAAGAACAATCGATTATGAGTCTTATATCAACACGATATAAAGGATTTCGTGAATATTCAAATTACTTTTTCCTCTCTGCTATTCTTTACCGATTCTTGGACAATTCAGGGTAAATTGTTGTTGTATTTCAGAGTCAACGAGAGGCAGTCCAGagtaacaagagatcaagagcaagGTTCCTCATTGTTGTATTTACTTTCCTTATTCTTGTTGTATATCTGTTGTATCTCTCGTTGTATTTCTCGTGTTAaaattgtacgaggtttctccgtcTCTTGAGAGGAAGTTTTCATAGTACATCTGTGAGCGAGGTGAGTGGACCATTGAATTTACCACTTTAAAGAGGTGGATACCACGTAAAATTAAAGATGTtagtattattttaaatttctattatAATTCATCATCGACGAAGTGATTGCAGCTAGTTACTCCTCCTAACTTCTAAAGTGTCCTAATAatattttgtatgaacattttgCTATATTTTCTCCTAATAatattttgtatgaacattttgCTATATTTTCTCGAAGGATGATGATATTTTAAACAAAAGTCAATGAGATAAATCTCACCATCTTTATTTGTCTACGATAGCTACGCTAGGATGTTATTCATCGAATCTATGGGTAGTCCCCTCATTATCATTTATGTCTCGCCTCTATTTCGCTATTTTAGTATTCTCTTTAGGTTGCAGTCTCTCTCCACTTGGCCGCCGCCATCACAAGCTAGTAGCTACAACTACAAGCGATGTATTTTGTTAATAAAAAGAAGATCGAAGAGTGgtttaaaaacaaaaacaaaaaaaaaggataGAAAAATGGAAGAAGTAATGAGAATGGATAGCATCGGCACATAATCTAATTTTGTCCATTTGTACTAATTGATTGGTTTACCAAATATTTTCCATTGATCATTCAAAACTCTTTATCCACcctttgaaaaatttaaataaattatatggaATTTAAACTAATTGGTACACTTGCAGAAGTGATACGATAAGACTTCCAACTTATCTTATCTCTAGAGCTTAtcttattattactatttttttttatatttatttaaaaataatcatcATTAAAAAAACTatcatagatttttaaaattgattattaGTGAATTCATTAAACATGCAAAGATCGTGAAGTGTTTGTGTCATTAgtttaattttacaaaaaaaatgtcAATTTTTTGGGGATTTAATGAGAGAGAAAAAAAGTTTAATAAATTTCATATAAATGTTTGCTTCATGGTATTTTGTCCCGTGCGAGAGGGGCTATTGAACACGCAATTAGTTTGTATCGATTGATTGTGAGAGTGAGTTAATTAAGATAAGGATAAGGATTTGACATGTCAAGTCCTACAAGGAATATTAGAtattaatttgtttatttttttctttttgttatttAATAAATGTGATATTAAAATGTATACATAAATAGATTAAATTGCCTTAATGTTCTTGTCCAAATTAATTATGTTGAACTTTTATGCATTTTTCTTTTGGAAtttaatcattatttttattgtgttatGTAATAATTacatattttaaaaaacaataatatttattaaatttatagtGGCGACTTAAAACATGCCAAAGTTAAAAATTCTTTGTCCAAATTAATTATGGCTcattttttaagattttgaaaacttttatgacattttttattttggaatttaatcattatttttcttgtgttccatatatacacacatatttttgaaaattatattaattaaatttattttcctttACAGTAGAGAAGATAATGATTTAAATAAATTGGTGGCAAATTAATTACATGCTAAAGGCACTCAATAGTTTTTTTGGAATTCAACAAAGTGCACAATTTATATTTGCTTTAGtggaataaaataatttatatttattaaaaaataattttaaaatttattgaaccAAATATTCATGCATGAATGGATAAGGCCTACGAATAAGGGAAAGTTGCTTATCAATTATGGTTTGTCAGCCACCCCGGTGATAAGCAAATCTAAGCGATGTCTCGCTTGCCCTTTCACTGCCCGAGTACGAACGCCGTCTCCTACAGAGACATGTCTCTATTGGCTTTGTCTGACGGGCCCACATGCAGTGGTCCAATCATGACTCCAGTATTTCTGCGTCGTGTCGTCGGCAGGACACGTGATTTATCTCAGGAAAGCCTGCGCCTGCACATGGGAAGATCGTAAATGGTACAGGTACAGCAGACGAGTAAGCGTACGACGAGTAAAACAGCACAGTAAAATCGGGTCCCGCGCCCGACAATATTCACGAATTTACAATTCGCTCCCTCAAAAATATTGTAAGTGTCTCGGGAGAGGGGGCAATTgtgttatatttaaaattatgagcCTCTTTTACgcatttctcctttttttttaaccaaaaaGGGAAAAAGATAGTAAAATCCCAAATTCCAATTCTGTCCTTGGCGCTCGCTATAAATGACCTGCGGCGCTCTGCTCTCTCCGTACCTTACTCTGTGCCCATCTCGGAGAGCAGAGCAGCTCGGTGTCCGCGGCGAGCGAGAGTGATGGCGAACTCGCAGACGGCCAACGTCGCGGTGAGGCCTTGGGCGGCCTCCGCTGGAACTAGGAAAACCCGCATGCACCGCCTCGTCGAGGAGGAGGGCTGCGTGCTCTTGCCCGGGATCTTCGACGCGCTCTCCGCCTCGGTCCTACAGAGCGCCGGATTCAAGGCCGGCTTCGTCTCCGGCTACGCCGTCTCCGCCTCCCGCCTCGGCATGCCTGACATCGGCCTCCTCACGTATGTTCTCCCCCTTCTCTGGCTTCGTTTCGTTgctctttttttttgtttccctCTGTTCTGGCAGAGCTTCGAGCCGCGCTGTTACTCGCGATTTCTCTTCTATTTGTGAAATTGTAGGCCGCCGGAGATGGCGGATGCTGCTCGAGCGATTTGCGCGGCGGCTCCGAACGTTGTGTTCATCGTCGATGCTGGTAATCATATTTTCCCTCGTTTTGTCTATTTCCTTTTTTGAAAAATTGACTTCTCGAAGTTCTGAAAACCGGATTGGGGATCTGGGACATGAAATTTTCCCTATTTTCCTTCTACTTctgttttttttcccctttttgaCAGAACGTCCTTCTTGTTTCCTTCTTGCAATCCTTCTTAGTTATCGTTGTGCATCGTCTTAGTCGCTGATACACTCTTGGTTGAATAATGTTGGCAGATACAGGAGGTGGTAACGCCCTCAACGTTCAGAGGACTGTTAAAGACATAATGGCAACTGGTGCTGGTGGATTGTTCCTTGAGGTGCGATGCTTCCGGTTTCCTTCATTCTTATATTTGCTCCTAAACTTAAGATCTAACTTCGTTCTTTCTCTTACATTCGCATGAATTCCAGGATCAAGTCTGGCCAAAGAAGTGCGGTACGAGATCgacattttaattttctttatctaGCTAAGTTTCTGTTCCAATAATCTCTCACCTAACGTTGTTTCCCTTCCCTTTGGCAATATCAGGACACATGCAAGGAAAACAGGTAATTGTCTGCACGGCTACATCATTCTGTTGAGTTTTCTAGACCATTAAGCCATATCTCGTACAATTCTCAGGTGATACCAGCAGAGGATCATGCAGCCAAGATAGCAGCTGCTCGAGAAGCGATCGGCGATGCGGATTTCTTTCTTGTCGCTCGGACTGATGCTCGTGCAACTGCCGGTGGTCTAAACGAAGCGATCGCACGGGCTAACCTCTACATGGAGGTACTAGATCAGCTGCGCATCGTCGTGCGAGCTTTTAGAATTTTCCCCTCACCACTTCTTCCGTGATCCACCATTGTGTGCAGGCAGGGGCGGATGCTTGCTTCGTCGAGGCTCCACGGAGCGACGACGAGATGAGGGAGGTGTGCAAGCGCACGAATGGCTTCCGGGCGGCCAACATGCTGGAAGGTGGGTTCACGCCGTTGCACACGCCGCAGGAGCTCAAGGAGATGGGATTCCACCTCGTCCTGCATTCCACCACTGCTGTTTACGCCTCGGCTCGCGCCTTGATCGACACGCTGAAAGTGCTGAAGGAGGAAGGGACGAGCAGAGACCACCTCCACAAGCTCACCACGTTCGAGGAGTTCAACAGTTTGATCGGACTGAAGGAGTACAACGAGACGGGCGCTCGATTTGAGAAATTCAAAGTGCCCTCCAACTGATCGATGCATGAGAATAGAGCAAGCAATTCGTGAGTGATGTTTACGGAGCTGAGTTGTTGTTTGGTAGATGGATTCGGTGTCGTGTTTGCGAGTGCGTTGTGTGGGCTGCCGCTGTTTGAATAAATTCTTTGCTGTTTGAATAAATTGAATGGCAAATTTGTTGGATGATAAAGTTGTCAAATTTACGACTGTAACGAGATTTTTAATGCAAGAGAACAATTACCTGGTTCAGCATTAATGAAGATGGGGAAATATTTCTCTAAAAAACATATTAGAACTTTTAAATCATACTTAGTTTCCAATAAATATTATATCtaaatacagaaaaataaattgATTGTTATCTTCGGTCATTGAAAAATGCTTAAAAATCATCTTTATTATTTTAGAGTCTTTTAAACACTCCAAACATCTTTTTAATATTTATAGAACTCATTAGCTGAGTTAATCTTTAATATTATGGTAAATTATGATAAGATAatcttattatattaaaatatataatatacatATTaaggtaagattttaattatatGCGCATTTAAATCTTACCATATATCacctataacaaaaaaaaaagtgtctaaaaataaaatcttcattTGATAAGGAtaaatttgtaaaataaaatatttccaaAAGGAAAAAACAGAGGAAAATATTAcggtaaaaataataatatataataaattcGTAGGGTTATAATTGTATTGTTAAACAATTATACTGATGGAGTAGTGATAACGCCGGGGCTGTTAATTTGAGTTAGGTTTGGTCCATCCTTTcaaataatttaagttgattGAGTTATGATTTTATCAACTTAAGTCCGCACGGACCAACCCGCTTAACCCTGTGACCCGCACGAGTCAACCCGCAATAGGATTGATTTGATCTGCGGATTAAGAAATATATGTAAATCAAactttatgtcaatttattattattattttataattttaaaataaaaataatatttttttatcaaacatGAATATtctgtttgtatctatttatatttaaaatatctatttcaacatttgaagatatgaaacttttctattttttatttttaatgggtATGTGAGATATGAaacttttctattttttatttttaatgggtATGTGGGTTGATCCGTCTTTGATTTGGTTGGATTGAGAATTTTTCAATTCGCTTAGATGACGAGTCAACCTGTCTTGCCCCGTCAAATGGTTGACCTATCACAAGTCGATCCGCTCCACCATGTATTGATCCGTCTGACAACCATAAACTTGATTAACACAACCTTCTTTATGACTTAGTCAACATACTTCTTTATGACTTAGTCAACATAGTCCTCAGTTTATCCATTTGGAAAGGGGATTTGGGTCAAATTAGCCAACTCAGACATGAATTCAGGTTAGCTTAATTTGGTTCTGACCGAGCTTAACCCGAGTCAATTTAAGTCACATCCAGGTCATTAAGCAGCCTTAAAGGATGCGACTGTCATGCTCCAACAACCCTAAAAGATTTGTTCATTATACTCTTAGAACATCCACATCAACTATCCTATccattttatcttaaattttgaaTAGAGTAACTAAAAGTCCTCTGCATCAGTTACTCTAtctattctctaaatttagatttgataaatagtgattctctaaatttagggaatgaaacctctaccataaaaataaaataatattttttttaatctctctctttccactcaatcttttcaatctctctccttccactcatttcataaatataataataaaaaatagaagaaagagaagaaaataataaaaaaaaattatgatgatAGAAATTTTAGGGTATTTGATGCAGTATGTAGTGAAaagtaattatttaaatttaataaaatgggttatttaccctaaattttagatatagtaatagagAAATTGATATGCAGTGGCGGATCTAGGGCGCAGGGGGTGTCTTGAGCCCTCCTTGCTCCCGGAAAATTCCACCAATATACTGCAGTCCGAGGGGCAGCGAGAAAGAAGATAAGCTCCAACTCACTTCTTTAAGCaccctcttctttttttttgttgtctAGATCCGCCACTGCTGATATGGATACCTAAAAAAACATGACTGATGTGCTCCATCAACTTCAAATGACACGATAGTTATGTTCTAGCAGTCCCTAAATGACACAATAGTTATCCTTCAAACGCCCCAAGTGACGCGACTGTTGTCCAGGCCGCTAGCAACCCCCAAGGGACATGACTGCTTATGCACCAGTCGGATTAAAGGAGGCAATAATTACAACAAATGTCGATTACAAACGATCATGTCGTGTTTAGGGGAGAAGTGAAGAGGTTTATCCTTGACAATAAAGGTCTCTCTTCATCTCTGATAATGATGTCAATTTTAAGAAGTATGGTAGGAGATAATGTTTTACTAATTTCCTTTCACGATTGTCTTTCCTCTGTAATTCTTTAGAGAATCTAATTTGAAtgtcaaaaggaaaaaaaatattaatcaggTTGGTAACGTCAAATTTGGGGTGATCGGTTTGGCCCCATGGAAATTTTCCACCGATCACtgggtaaatcgggaagtgctcgCAGCGGGCAGCTCAGGAGCTTAGCATCCGGGAAGCCTAGGAGCCCGGCATCGTTTAATTACGtgtcccatttggagaaaaaatatcTACAAATTCGTCATATCTGGGGCTCGAACCGTGAATATCTGGATGACAACCTGAATACCCTACCGTTGTACCATAACTCTGGTGACTTGaatgtcaaaaggaaggagcATCGGAGGAGAGATATTTACCCAAGTTTATTCAATTATTTGGCATAGTAACAATCTACTCAATAAGAGTCAATTTGACCGGAGATGGACTGAATAGGGCTGACTCAACGTTAACTTGATACACATTTGACGTACCTAAAGAGCTTGGATATAGTGATGAGTCATCCCATCTCATGAATCCAactaaatcaaataataaaaaaattattattattattattattattatatcatttTTATCTTATTACTTTTAGTTGCATTCCCTCCCAAAAGCATCACAATGGGCATCATGCAGTGACTTTTTCAATTACAAACAACAAAATATACTAAAActaagaaaataatttaaaactaaacataaattttagatgaatttatatgttataaaaaagaaaagaaaatattttttttttaaataaaaatatttaaaattaatacatCTATAATAAATACaagaattcaaaaatatttaagatcGACATatctataataaattaatttaatttttatattgtaataattaatatttttattttattaattactaaaaaaAATTGTCATCtctattgatcctgtctgaaaactgTAGAAATAACACGCTGAACACAGTGGATCAGTGGTTGACTGGTAGAAGACTTTTTCCTCCGAGAAGAAATTTTCCTTTGATCCTGCGCATATGGAAACGATCCAACAAAACGTTAGTACCTAGAAACTAGGATGGGAGTCCCTGGCAAAGGCCCTCCGATGCTTAAATTAGTACAAGCCCGAGCGGGCGGATGAAAACAGTAGCAGATGCGTGCACGAGGATGAGTTGTACATGTTCAGATAGTGTATCTTCATTATGGAAAAGACTCCccttttatataccacctcacataacttTCACAATCATGAGGTGACAAAGTGTGTCAGGGGTTGTTAGGTAAAGGAGAGGGGACAACCTAGGTAATATGTCATAATCATCCAAGGAATTTTTCATTTACCCATATGTATACCTCTTTTATTATTTATAGTTTTTATTATCACTGAGGTTAATGAAGAAAATTGCTGTTATAAGTGGTCAACTGATGGGGGATAAGATGGTCCCTGAATAAGGtttcagaagaatattctctgatagGTTGTTACTGTTGGATCG includes these proteins:
- the LOC122053517 gene encoding carboxyvinyl-carboxyphosphonate phosphorylmutase, chloroplastic-like; translated protein: MANSQTANVAVRPWAASAGTRKTRMHRLVEEEGCVLLPGIFDALSASVLQSAGFKAGFVSGYAVSASRLGMPDIGLLTPPEMADAARAICAAAPNVVFIVDADTGGGNALNVQRTVKDIMATGAGGLFLEDQVWPKKCGHMQGKQVIPAEDHAAKIAAAREAIGDADFFLVARTDARATAGGLNEAIARANLYMEAGADACFVEAPRSDDEMREVCKRTNGFRAANMLEGGFTPLHTPQELKEMGFHLVLHSTTAVYASARALIDTLKVLKEEGTSRDHLHKLTTFEEFNSLIGLKEYNETGARFEKFKVPSN